The proteins below come from a single Cottoperca gobio chromosome 11, fCotGob3.1, whole genome shotgun sequence genomic window:
- the xkr8.3 gene encoding XK-related protein 8.3: protein MERATFSKYSWVDFAFSVIGVCTFLVDWGSDVWVATEFYCRGDLFWFGILVGLMVLSSVVVQMFSWFWFKYDRKLPGFSSAQTEGRTVLFGDQVKLSCLLHVLQLGFLCRHISAIRQGFRVWWRKQEGSEYAVYLTHDLSMLRLIETFCESAPQLTLMIYVMLHTNKARTVQFVSIAASTTSIAWMVVDYHRSLRSFLPDKAKQGWCSSLIYFLWNLLLIAPRVAALALFASVLSGYIAAHFLMLWFVFVLWAWRQGTYFMESVGGEWLYRATVGLIWYFSWFNVAEGRTRARSIIYHSFITTDGGILLATWWCYRDPVQTESYALALLIVLPFIYLLGLLLKTLYYCCFHPKLWRPPVREPGLPDDLPDAEVSFRDFSIQDGTVSSQLLNKRMACHAAHFYSEQGVIRNPDSTKTVEHSPL, encoded by the exons ATGGAGCGCGCGACTTTTTCAAAATACTCCTGGGTCGATTTTGCCTTCTCTGTGATCGGAGTGTGTACCTTCTTGGTGGACTGGGGCTCGGACGTGTGGGTGGCCACCGAGTTTTACTGCCGCGGGGACCTTTTCTGGTTCGGGATACTGGTCGGCCTCATGGTCCTGTCGTCTGTCGTGGTCCAGATGTTCAGCTGGTTCTGGTTCAAGTATGACCGAAAGCTGCCGGGGTTCAGCAGCGCGCAGACCGAAGGAAGAACCGTGCTCTTCGGGGACCAAGTGAAGCTCTCCTGCCTGTTACATGTGCTGCAGCTAGGTTTCCTTTGCAG GCACATCTCCGCCATACGACAAGGCTTCAGGGTTTGGTGGCGGAAACAGGAAGGGTCAGAGTACGCTGTTTACCTGACACATGACCTCAGCATGCTCAGGCTCATCGAGACGTTCTGTGAGAGTGCTCCTCAGCTCACCCTGATGATCTACGTTATGCTGCACACAAACAAGGCCAGGACTGTTCAGT TTGTGAGCATTGCTGCATCAACCACTTCCATAGCCTGGATGGTGGTGGATTACCACCGCTCCCTGCGCTCCTTCCTCCCAGACAAGGCCAAGCAGGGCTGGTGTTCCTCTTTAATCTACTTCCTGTGGAACCTGCTGCTAATTGCCCCGCGTGTTGCGGCCCTCGCCCTCTTCGCCTCAGTCCTGTCCGGGTACATCGCTGCCCACTTTCTGATGCTGTGGTTCGTCTTCGTGTTGTGGGCCTGGCGACAGGGGACATACTTCATGGAAAGCGTTGGTGGGGAGTGGCTCTATCGGGCCACCGTAGGGCTCATTTGGTACTTCAGCTGGTTTAATGTAGCAGAGGGTCGAACCAGAGCCAGGAGCATCATCTACCATTCCTTCATCACTACTGATGGAGGAATCCTGCTGGCGACTTGGTGGTGTTACAGGGACCCTGTCCAGACTGAGTCATACGCCCTAGCTCTGCTCATCGTTCTACCTTTCATCTACCTCCTGGGACTGCTCTTAAAAACCCTCTACTACTGCTGCTTCCACCCCAAGCTGTGGAGGCCCCCGGTGAGGGAACCAGGACTGCCTGATGATCTGCCAGATGCAGAAGTGTCCTTTCGAGACTTTTCCATCCAGGACGGCACAGTGTCCTCCCAGCTCCTCAACAAACGTATGGCCTGCCATGCTGCTCATTTTTACTCAGAGCAAGGAGTCATTAGAAACCCTGATAGTACAAAGACAGTGGAGCATTCACCTCTGTGA
- the LOC115015507 gene encoding serine/arginine-rich splicing factor 6-like has protein sequence MSRVYIGRLSYRAREKDVERFFKGYGKILEVDLKNGYGFVEFDDPRDADDAVYDLNGKELCGERVIVEHTKGPRRDGVYGGGGGSSGGGGGSGGGSGGGGGGSGGGGGGGGGGGGSGYGRWGRDRYGPPIRTDYRLIVENLSSRCSWQDLKDYMRQAGEVTYADTHKGRRNEGVIEFRLYSDMKRALEKLDGTEVNGRKIRLIEDRPGARRRRSYSRSRSHSRSRSRSRRSRKSRSRSESSSRSRSHSRAASRSRSRSRSKKNKVKGKKEEEERSNGAPKNKERSRSRSKSKKSKKDGKKNKKDDSRSRSRSRSRSPSRSRSRSGIKDRSRKSGSKGREQPKSDDEGGQAERGSRSRSRSPAESKSRARSKSKSKSKSRSPSPAKARSHSRSASRSESRSKSRSQSRSRSRSRS, from the exons ATGTCGAGAGTGTACATCGGAAGATTGAGCTACAGGGCCAGAGAAAAGGACGTGGAGAGGTTCTTCAAAGGCTACGGGAAAATACTCGAAGTCGACCTGAAAAACGG GTATGGGTTTGTTGAATTTGATGACCCCCGTGATGCAGATGATGCTGTTTATGACTTGAACGGCAAGGAGTTGTGTGGGGAAAGGGTCATTGTGGAGCACACCAAGGGACCCCGCCGTGATGGAGTttatggtggtggtggtggaagtAGTGGTGGAGGCGGCGGCAGCGGAGGCggcagcggaggaggaggaggaggaagtggtggtggaggagggggaggaggaggaggaggaggaa GTGGATATGGGCGCTGGGGAAGAGACAGATATGGTCCACCTATAAGGACAGATTATCGGCTCATTGTTGAGAATCTTTCCAGTCGCTGCAGCTGGCAGGATTTGAAG GACTACATGAGGCAGGCAGGGGAGGTGACTTACGCTGACACCCACAAGGGACGGAGGAATGAGGGGGTGATAGAGTTCAGGCTCTACTCTGACATGAAGAGGGCTCTGGAGAAGCTTGATGGCACAGAGGTGAACGGTAGAAAGATCCGGCTGATCGAGGACCGCCCTGGAGCCAGGCGCCGACGCTCTTATTCTCGCAGTCGCAGCCATTCCAG GTCCCGCTCCAGGAGCCGCAGGTCTCGCAAGAGCCGCAGCCGCAGTGAGAGCAGCAGCCGCAGCCGCTCCCACTCCAG AGCTGCGTCCCGCTCCCGTAGCCGATCTCGTAGCAAGAAGAATAAGGtcaagggaaagaaagaggaagaagagcgcAGCAACGGCGCTCCGAAGAACAAGGAACGCAGCAGGAGTCGTAGCAAGAGCAAAAAGAGCAAGAAAGACgggaagaagaacaagaaggacGATTCCAGGTCCAGATCTCGCTCTCGCTCCAGGTCCCCCTCCAGGTCCCGTTCTCGATCGGGAATTAAGGATCGCTCCAGGAAATCTGGCTCAAAGGGCCGCGAGCAGCCCAAGAGCGACGACGAGGGGGGCCAGGCTGAGAGGGGCTCTCGCTCTCGTTCTCGCTCCCCTGCCGAATCCAAATCCAGAGCCAGGTCTAAATCAAAGTCCAAGTCAAAGTCACGTTCCCCGTCACCTGCCAAAGCCCGCTCCCACTCCCGCTCCGCCTCCCGTTCAGAGTCCCGCTCCAAATCCCGCTCCCAGTCTCGCTCTCGCTCCCGCTCTCGCTCTTAG
- the LOC115015378 gene encoding XK-related protein 8-like: MGVFKFSSVDLILVCVGLVFLLLDIGLDMFAVVSFYQEKSYVSLCILVLLLLGSSSLVQAFSLLWYSYEDFKRQTKVENCLSRSQLKLLHMFQLGIYFRHAGVVEMSACSIYSKINDHEGLAVYLSHDLSMLRLIETFSESAPQLVLMLTLILQRGQLDHVTVLKALGSASAIAFSVTMYHRSLRSFLPDKAKQQMISSMVYFLWNLFLISSRLTALALFASVLPCFIFTHFFCSWLVLFFFVWRSKTDFMDSSGGEWLYRATVGLIWYFDWLNVVTGKTRYRTLLYHGYMLADISLLCSLWCWMIITEPPFFEIPLLYAVIAAVIVVAVYILGLLFKMIYYKCYHPNLAKEELKGDATERSQVVGQGPTRMKTFPGDEVDFSISSFRDEDVDDSYVSIPQSMNQIDDSDGGLTDRSGPSPAALSIKRCNKRMRGLAENFYS; this comes from the exons ATGGGTGTGTTCAAGTTTTCCTCGGTGGACTTAATCTTGGTTTGTGTGGGTCTGGTGTTCTTACTGCTCGACATAGGGCTGGATATGTTTGCCGTTGTGTCTTTCTACCAGGAGAAGTCCTATGTGAGCCTCTGTATCCTGGTGCTGCTTCTGCTGGGCTCGTCCTCTCTGGTCCAGGCCTTCAGCTTGCTGTGGTACAGTTACGAGGACTTTAAGAGGCAGACAAAGGTTGAGAACTGCCTGAGCCGGAGCCAGCTCAAACTTCTTCACATGTTCCAGCTGGGAATCTACTTCAG GCACGCAGGTGTCGTGGAGATGTCTGCATGCAGCATCTACTCTAAGATCAATGACCACGAGGGTTTGGCAGTGTACCTGAGCCACGACCTGAGCATGCTGCGGCTCATAGAGACGTTTTCTGAGAGCGCCCCTCAGCTCGTCCTCATGCTCACTCTCATTCTGCAGCGCGGCCAGCTCGATCATGTGACAG tgttGAAGGCCTTAGGTTCAGCCTCAGCCATTGCCTTCAGTGTGACCATGTATCACCGCTCCCTGCGCTCCTTTCTGCCCGACAAGGCGAAGCAGCAGATGATCTCATCGATGGTGTACTTCCTCTGGAACCTGTTCCTCATCTCGTCGCGCCTCACCGCCCTCGCCCTCTTCGCTTCCGTTCTGCCCTGTTTCATCTTCACCCACTTCTTTTGCTCTTGGCTAGTTTTATTCTTCTTCGTCTGGCGATCCAAGACGGACTTCATGGACAGTTCTGGTGGAGAATGGCTTTACCGAGCCACCGTGGGCCTCATTTGGTATTTCGACTGGTTGAATGTGGTGACGGGGAAGACGAGGTACAGGACTCTGCTCTATCACGGCTACATGTTGGCTGACATTTCCCTGCTctgcagtttgtggtgctgGATGATAATCACAGAACCGCCTTTTTTTGAAATTCCACTCTTGTATGCTGTGATCGCTGCTGTGATCGttgttgcagtttacatccttGGTctcttatttaaaatgatatattataagTGCTACCATCCCAACCTTGCTAAAGAGGAGTTGAAAGGAGACGCCACTGAAAGGTCTCAAGTGGTTGGACAGGGACCTACTAGGATGAAAACATTTCCTGGAGATGAGGTAGACTTTAGCATTTCCTCATTCAGGGACGAGGACGTAGACGATTCATACGTCAGCATCCCTCAGTCTATGAACCAGATCGACGACTCAGACGGAGGCCTTACAGATCGCAGCGGGCCCAGCCCAGCGGCACTCAGCATCAAACGCTGCAATAAAAGAATGAGGGGGTTGGCCGAGAACTTCTACTCCTGA
- the msto1 gene encoding LOW QUALITY PROTEIN: protein misato homolog 1 (The sequence of the model RefSeq protein was modified relative to this genomic sequence to represent the inferred CDS: deleted 1 base in 1 codon), giving the protein MSNVCREVITLQLGHYSNFVGTHWWNLQDASLSYDPETSPGEIQSDVVFREGRTLGGHVTHTPRLIAMDLKGSLRTLRQEGSLYDAGKDLKGHSPAVIWEGSLMTHKESPAEKNPFLKDLDKLDPGRYSEEGRPKSSQRGETLAEADSYCPPQRLAAALSVETVNSQLARVQKCYRLEGSVKVWSDFLRVHLHPRTISVIHQYNHDGEADRLEAFGQGEALLQGSVLEQLEDKLHFFVEECDYLQGFQVLCDLANGFAGLGSKVTEMLQDSYGGRGILTWGLAPVSHPNSTPMTELYHMLNCTLGTVHMASHSSFFCPLTLRGGLGRRPSAPTAFPYLNYDPSLWYHSSSVLALALDALTLPYRLNKDSVPMWQMADALTVSGRKVVAAYGAVPFPMMHGSSLPDALSACTDALPWKPLSACSEPGNGRCYGQWATLKGFDGQSLISSLPPGTPPPTPLHSLHCGEDVLESYIRSFYPTSPLALQLVSAPSKLTPPFPQIFSQSLCAQGFMQSQPPPRGSPAPLVSTAPVMTSLQSGPALGSLLSEMHRGASTLNICRVAPSFLSQGPEMADYKEALEELRLLARCYRGDGVMSSSSEEDDY; this is encoded by the exons ATGAGTAACGTTTGTAGAGAAGTCATCACTCTTCAGTTGGGACATTATTCAAACTTTGTCGGGACTCACTGGTGGAATTTACAA GATGCGTCCTTATCCTACGATCCAGAGACGTCTCCGGGTGAGATCCAGAGTGATGTC GTGTTTCGTGAAGGACGGACTCTGGGCGGACACGTCACCCACACACCTCGCCTCATTGCCATGGATCTCAAAG GAAGTCTTCGGACTCTTCGGCAGGAGGGAAGTCTGTATGACGCCGGCAAAGACCTCAAAGGACATAGTCCTGCTGTCATatg GGAGGGAAGTCTCATGACGCACAAAGAAAGTCCAGCTGAGAAGAATCCCTTTCTGAAAGATCTGGACAAGTTGGAT CCTGGTAGATATTCAGAGGAGGGTCGGCCCAAATCATCCCAG agaggtgagacCCTTGCTGAAGCAGATTCCTACTGCCCGCCTCAGCGCTTGG CAGCTGCATTGAGCGTGGAGACTGTGAACAGCCAGCTGGCTCGAGTCCAGAAGTGCTACAGGCTGGAGGGCAGCGTGAAGGTGTGGTCCGACTTCCTCAGGGTCCACCTGCACCCTCGCACCATCTCTGTCATCCACCAGTACAACCATGACGG GGAGGCCGACCGTCTGGAGGCTTTTGGCCAGGGAGAGGCTCTGCTGCAGGGCTCTGTGCTCGAGCAGCTGGAGGACAAACTGCACTTCTTTGTAGAAGAGTGTGATTACCTTCAG GGTTTCCAGGTTTTGTGTGACCTGGCTAATGGTTTTGCAGGcctggggtcaaaggtcacagagaTGCTACAGGACTCTTACGGTGGAAGAGGCATCCTAACCTGGGGGTTAGCACCTGTCAGTCACCCGAATTCA ACTCCCATGACAGAACTCTACCACATGCTGAACTGCACATTAGGGACAGTCCACATGGCCAGTCACAGCTCTTTCTTCTGCCCTTTGACTCTGCGTGGGGGACTAGGCAGGCGACCCTCCGCTCCCACTGCGTTCCCCTACCTAAATTATGAT CCTTCACTGTGGTACCACTCCAGCTCTGTGCTGGCATTGGCCCTAGATGCCCTCACTTTGCCTTACAGGCTGAACAAGGACAGTGTCCCCATGTGGCAGATGGCAGATGCACTCACTGTATCTGGGAGAAAG GTGGTGGCTGCTTATGGTGCCGTCCCCTTTCCCATGATGCACGGCAGCTCTCTCCCTGACGCCCTGAGTGCCTGCACAGATGCGTTGCCCTGGAAACCTCTATCAGCTTGCTCTGAACCTGGCAATGGGCGATGCTACGGCCAGTGGGCGACACTCAAAGGCTTCGATGGCCAGAGCCTAATCAG CTCTCTGCCTCCTGGGACTCCCCCGCCCACTCCTCTGCACAGCCTCCACTGCGGGGAAGACGTCCTGGAGTCCTACATCAGATCGTTCTATCCTACATCTCCTCT GGCTCTGCAGTTGGTGTCTGCACCCAGTAAGCTGACGCCACCCTTCCCTCAGATATTCAGTCAGTCCCTCTGTGCTCAGGGCTTCATGCAGAGCCAGCCTCCTCCACGTGGCT CTCCGGCCCCGTTGGTCTCCACTGCACCCGTCATGACGTCCCTCCAGTCTGGACCTGCACTCGGCTCCTTGCTGTCCGAGATGCATCGTGGTGCCAGCACGTTAAACATCTGCCGCGTGGCCCCCAGCTTCCTCTCGCAGGGGCCCGAAATGGCTGACTACAAGGAGGCCCTGGAGGAACTGCGCCTACTGGCCCGGTGTTATCGCGGCGATGGAGTGATGTCCTCTTCCTCAGAAGAGGATGATTACTGA
- the apoea gene encoding apolipoprotein Ea codes for MRVFAVILVLAVLSGCHARSVSWDEEKNPWEVTVDKFNEYFTDLNSKADSVVKDIQSSQIGRELDTLIQDSMSELAMYKDDLQTKLAPYTQDTAEHLGRDLQKLVDKLGDHMSKAREQMETYTQELQTMMEQNADDVRVRVSAYNRKLKKRLNKDTQEIKRHVAEVFEELQSTTSNNMEDMKTRLDPYFAQVHNNAQEKITTLNDLLKSQIENMKDKIETKAEEMKERFEKTAENLRSTLEDKMEEMKTWFQPFVSMISDNM; via the exons ATGAGGGTGTTTGCAGTAATCCTTGTGCTGGCTGTCCTCTCAG GCTGCCATGCCAGAAGTGTGTCTTGGGATGAGGAGAAGAACCCCTGGGAAGTCACGGTCGACAAGTTTAATGAATATTTCACGGATCTGAACTCAAAGGCCGACAGCGTGGTGAAGGACATCCAGAGCTCCCAGATCGGCCGAGAACTGGA CACCCTGATCCAGGACAGCATGTCTGAGCTGGCCATGTACAAGGACGACCTGCAGACCAAGCTGGCCCCCTACACTCAGGACACTGCAGAGCATCTGGGCAGAGACCTGCAGAAGCTGGTCGACAAACTGGGCGATCACATGAGCAAGGCCCGGGAGCAGATGGAGACGTACACCCAAGAGCTGCAGACCATGATGGAGCAGAACGCCGACGATGTCAGGGTCAGGGTCTCCGCTTACAACCGCAAACTGAAGAAACGTCTCAACAAGGACACACAGGAGATCAAGAG ACATGTTGCTGAGGTCTTTGAGGAGCTTCAGTCCACCACCTCAAACAACATGGAGGACATGAAGACGCGTTTGGACCCTTATTTTGCTCAGGTGCATAACAACGCCCAGGAAAAGATCACCACCCTGAATGACCTGCTGAAGTCGCAGATCGAGAACATGAAGGACAAGATTGAGACCAAAGCTGAAGAAATGAAGGAGCGCTTCGAGAAAACCGCTGAAAACCTGCGATCCACCCTGGAGGACAagatggaggagatgaagaCCTGGTTTCAGCCTTTTGTCTCCATGATCAGTGATAACATGTAA